One region of Cobetia sp. cqz5-12 genomic DNA includes:
- the lpxC gene encoding UDP-3-O-acyl-N-acetylglucosamine deacetylase, which yields MIRQKTLQNTIRATGVGLHSGDKVYLTLRPAPVNTGIVFIRTDLEPQAHIRADAMSVRDTTMCTAVSNGEAKVTTVEHLMSAFAGLGIDNCFVELSAPEVPIMDGSAGPFVFLIQSAGIQEQSSLKKFIRIKREIEVRDGDKVATFLPHNGFKVSFAIDFDHPVFEQQKQTTTVDFSTTSFVKEVSRARTFGFMRDLEFLRSQNLALGGSLDNAIVVDDYRILNDEGLRYDDEFVKHKVLDAIGDLYQLGHSIIGEFRGYKSGHGLNNMLCRALLENADSYEIVTFENSDAMPISYASPALAV from the coding sequence ATGATTCGACAAAAAACACTCCAGAATACGATCCGCGCCACAGGCGTTGGTCTGCACTCAGGTGACAAGGTTTACCTGACGCTGCGTCCTGCTCCGGTCAACACCGGCATCGTCTTCATCCGCACCGATCTCGAGCCACAGGCTCATATCCGTGCCGATGCGATGAGCGTCCGTGACACCACCATGTGCACCGCCGTCTCCAACGGTGAAGCCAAGGTGACGACCGTCGAGCACCTGATGTCCGCCTTCGCTGGTCTGGGCATCGACAATTGCTTCGTCGAGCTGTCCGCGCCGGAAGTGCCGATCATGGATGGCAGCGCGGGTCCGTTCGTCTTCCTGATCCAGTCCGCTGGTATTCAGGAGCAGTCGTCGCTCAAGAAGTTCATCCGCATCAAGCGCGAGATCGAAGTGCGTGATGGTGACAAGGTCGCGACCTTCCTGCCGCACAACGGCTTCAAGGTGTCCTTCGCCATCGACTTCGATCACCCGGTGTTCGAGCAGCAGAAGCAGACCACCACGGTCGACTTCTCTACTACCTCCTTCGTCAAGGAAGTATCGCGCGCGCGTACCTTCGGTTTCATGCGTGATCTCGAGTTCCTGCGCTCCCAGAACCTCGCGCTGGGCGGAAGCCTCGACAACGCCATCGTCGTCGATGACTATCGCATCCTCAACGATGAAGGCCTGCGTTACGACGATGAGTTCGTCAAGCACAAGGTGCTGGACGCTATTGGTGATCTCTATCAGTTGGGTCACAGCATCATTGGTGAGTTCCGTGGCTACAAGTCCGGTCATGGCCTCAACAACATGCTGTGCCGCGCACTGCTGGAAAATGCCGACAGCTATGAGATCGTCACCTTCGAGAACTCCGATGCGATGCCGATTTCCTATGCTTCTCCGGCGCTTGCCGTCTGA
- the argJ gene encoding bifunctional glutamate N-acetyltransferase/amino-acid acetyltransferase ArgJ has product MAVGPSTFPADMPAIAGFQIGVAEAGIKKPGRRDLVIMALEAGSRLAGTFTRNAFCAAPVHVAREHLTAGVEGPRYLVINTGNANAGTGEQGMTDARATCQALAEIAGCDARAVMPFSTGVIGEPLPMGRLTAALPTAFANLGEGDWSAAAHGIMTTDTRPKGSWRMLTLSNGESVTLAGVSKGSGMICPNMATMLGFVATDADLAIDQAALDAMLRRVVVKSFNSITVDSDTSTNDACMLAVTGQAGRVEGEDLIAFEAALAEVMLELAQAIIRDGEGATKFVTIEVSEARSQEEARAVGFTVAHSPLVKTALYASDANWGRILAAVGRAPLEELDVTGVAITLNDVTIVEQGGRADSYTEAAGSAAMAEEELVIGIRLGRGQQEARIWTSDLSHDYVSINADYRS; this is encoded by the coding sequence ATGGCGGTAGGGCCTTCCACTTTTCCCGCTGACATGCCGGCGATTGCCGGCTTTCAGATCGGGGTTGCTGAAGCCGGTATCAAGAAGCCGGGTCGTCGTGATCTGGTGATCATGGCCCTCGAGGCAGGGTCGCGTCTTGCAGGCACTTTTACCCGCAACGCCTTCTGCGCGGCGCCGGTCCATGTCGCACGTGAGCACCTCACGGCAGGCGTCGAAGGACCGCGTTATCTGGTGATCAACACCGGTAATGCCAATGCGGGAACCGGCGAGCAGGGCATGACCGATGCTCGCGCGACCTGCCAGGCCCTGGCGGAGATCGCCGGCTGTGATGCCCGGGCAGTGATGCCGTTCTCGACCGGCGTGATCGGTGAACCGCTGCCGATGGGTCGCCTGACGGCGGCGTTGCCGACAGCCTTTGCCAACCTGGGTGAGGGCGACTGGTCTGCCGCAGCGCATGGCATCATGACCACCGATACGCGGCCCAAGGGCAGCTGGCGGATGCTGACGTTGAGCAATGGCGAGAGCGTGACGCTGGCGGGTGTTTCCAAGGGCTCCGGCATGATCTGCCCGAACATGGCGACCATGCTGGGCTTCGTGGCCACTGATGCTGATCTCGCCATCGATCAGGCGGCGCTCGACGCCATGCTGCGCCGGGTGGTGGTCAAGAGCTTCAACAGCATCACCGTCGATTCCGATACCTCCACCAATGACGCCTGCATGCTGGCTGTCACGGGGCAGGCCGGGCGTGTCGAGGGTGAAGACCTGATCGCGTTCGAGGCTGCTCTGGCGGAGGTCATGCTGGAGCTGGCTCAGGCCATCATTCGTGATGGCGAGGGGGCGACCAAGTTCGTCACCATCGAGGTCAGCGAGGCGCGTTCACAGGAAGAGGCACGTGCCGTCGGCTTTACCGTCGCGCACTCGCCGCTGGTCAAGACAGCCCTCTATGCCAGCGACGCCAACTGGGGGCGCATTCTGGCGGCCGTCGGACGTGCGCCGCTGGAAGAACTGGACGTCACGGGTGTCGCGATCACGCTCAATGACGTCACCATCGTCGAACAGGGCGGCCGTGCCGACAGCTATACCGAAGCCGCCGGCAGTGCCGCCATGGCCGAGGAAGAGCTGGTGATCGGCATCCGCCTGGGACGTGGACAGCAGGAAGCTCGCATCTGGACATCGGATCTGTCCCACGATTACGTCTCGATCAACGCTGATTATCGTAGCTGA
- the secA gene encoding preprotein translocase subunit SecA — MLGKFLTKVVGSKNDREVKRLRKRVNAINALESELEPLSDEALTAKTAEFRERLAQGENLDKLLPEAFATVREASKRIMGMRHFDTQMVGGMALHEGRIAEMKTGEGKTLVGTLAVYLNALTGEGVHVVTVNDYLATRDANWMRPLYEFLGLSVGVIYSGQPNEDKRAAYQADITYGTNNEYGFDYLRDNMAFSLEDKVQRKLHFAIIDEVDSILIDEARTPLIISGPVEENTDLYKIIDRMARELEQCSDEEDPESGDFTLDEKQKQVELTEFGHQKVEALLRAQELLGEEDSLYAAQNLSLLHHVHSALRAQNLFVRDVDYIVNNGEVVIVDEHTGRTMVGRRWSEGLHQAVEAKEGVAIQKESQTLASTTFQNYFRLYDKLSGMTGTADTEAFEFRQIYNLDVMVIPTNKPIARKDMNDLVYLTAEEKFNAIIEDAREKVAEGRPVLVGTASVETSELLSQMMHKAGVKHHVLNAKQHVSEAAIIAQAGRPGAVTIATNMAGRGTDIMLGGNWEAELAALEAPTEEQINEIKHGWQERHEAVLAAGGLHVIGSERHESRRIDNQLRGRAGRQGDPGSTRFFLSLEDSLMRLFGSDRVQRLMGALGLEKGEAIEHKMVSNAVERAQKKVEGRNFDVRKQLLEYDDVANDQRSVIYEQRNDILEADEIAENIAGIRREVLDDAISLRVPPQSLPEQWDLPSLENDLKTDFNLDLPLVQWAEEDEHFHEETLRERLQDAHEALYAEKVEAVGPELMRRFEKQVMLQVLDTRWKEHLQAMDNLRRGIHLRGYAQKNPKQEYKREAFEQFQTLLVNIKSDVVRILSHVQVRRQEEVDTLEEERRANLEREQASAETRRVDEDAVSEDGVQAAEEVVEAQYGSQPQGQADGEPMRRDVPKVGRNDPCPCGSGKKYKQCHGKLS, encoded by the coding sequence ATGCTGGGTAAATTCCTGACCAAGGTAGTGGGTTCCAAGAACGATCGCGAAGTGAAGCGCCTGCGCAAGCGGGTCAACGCGATCAATGCGCTCGAGAGCGAGCTTGAGCCGCTCTCCGATGAGGCGCTGACAGCCAAGACCGCGGAATTCCGCGAGCGTCTCGCGCAAGGGGAAAATCTCGACAAGCTGCTGCCGGAAGCCTTTGCAACCGTGCGTGAGGCCAGCAAGCGCATCATGGGCATGCGTCACTTCGATACCCAGATGGTCGGCGGCATGGCGCTGCACGAAGGCCGCATCGCCGAGATGAAGACCGGTGAGGGCAAGACGCTGGTGGGAACACTGGCGGTCTATCTGAATGCACTGACAGGCGAAGGCGTCCACGTGGTGACGGTCAACGACTATCTGGCCACCCGTGACGCCAACTGGATGCGTCCGCTGTATGAATTCCTCGGCCTGAGTGTCGGTGTCATCTACTCCGGCCAGCCCAACGAAGACAAGCGCGCCGCCTATCAGGCCGATATCACCTACGGCACCAACAACGAATACGGTTTCGATTACCTGCGCGACAACATGGCTTTCTCGCTGGAAGACAAGGTCCAGCGCAAGCTGCACTTCGCTATCATCGATGAGGTCGACTCCATCCTGATCGATGAAGCGCGCACGCCGCTGATCATCTCCGGTCCGGTGGAAGAGAATACCGACCTCTACAAGATCATCGATCGCATGGCACGCGAGCTCGAGCAGTGTAGCGATGAGGAAGATCCGGAAAGCGGCGACTTCACGCTCGATGAGAAGCAGAAGCAGGTCGAGCTGACCGAGTTCGGCCACCAGAAGGTCGAGGCGCTGTTGCGTGCCCAGGAGCTGCTCGGGGAAGAGGATTCCCTGTATGCGGCCCAGAACCTGAGTCTGCTGCACCATGTGCACTCTGCGCTGCGTGCTCAGAACCTGTTCGTGCGTGACGTGGATTACATCGTCAATAACGGCGAAGTGGTCATCGTCGATGAGCACACCGGGCGTACCATGGTCGGTCGTCGCTGGTCCGAAGGTCTGCACCAGGCGGTCGAGGCCAAGGAAGGCGTTGCCATCCAGAAGGAAAGCCAGACGCTGGCATCCACGACCTTCCAGAATTACTTCCGTCTCTACGACAAGCTGTCCGGCATGACCGGTACGGCCGATACCGAGGCCTTCGAATTCCGTCAGATCTACAACCTCGACGTGATGGTCATCCCGACCAACAAGCCCATCGCGCGCAAGGACATGAATGATCTGGTCTACCTGACCGCGGAAGAGAAGTTCAACGCCATCATCGAGGATGCCCGCGAGAAGGTCGCGGAAGGCCGTCCGGTGCTGGTGGGTACCGCCTCGGTCGAGACCTCCGAGCTGCTGTCGCAGATGATGCACAAGGCGGGCGTCAAGCATCATGTCCTGAATGCCAAGCAGCACGTCAGCGAGGCTGCCATCATCGCCCAGGCGGGTCGTCCGGGTGCCGTGACCATCGCGACCAACATGGCCGGTCGTGGTACCGATATCATGCTGGGTGGCAACTGGGAAGCCGAGCTGGCCGCGCTGGAAGCGCCGACCGAAGAGCAGATCAACGAGATCAAGCATGGCTGGCAGGAGCGTCACGAAGCGGTGCTGGCGGCGGGCGGCCTGCATGTGATCGGCTCCGAGCGTCACGAGTCACGCCGTATCGACAACCAGCTGCGCGGACGTGCCGGTCGCCAGGGTGACCCGGGCTCCACGCGCTTCTTCCTGTCGCTGGAAGACAGTCTGATGCGCCTGTTCGGCTCTGATCGCGTGCAGCGTCTAATGGGGGCACTGGGGCTCGAGAAGGGCGAAGCCATCGAGCACAAGATGGTCTCCAATGCCGTCGAGCGGGCGCAGAAGAAGGTCGAGGGTCGCAACTTCGACGTGCGCAAGCAGCTGCTTGAGTACGATGATGTGGCCAACGACCAGCGCAGCGTGATCTACGAGCAGCGCAACGACATCCTCGAAGCCGACGAGATCGCCGAGAACATCGCCGGTATCCGTCGTGAAGTGCTCGATGACGCCATCTCCCTGCGTGTGCCGCCGCAGAGCCTGCCGGAACAGTGGGATCTGCCGAGCCTCGAGAACGACCTCAAGACCGACTTCAACCTCGACCTGCCACTGGTGCAGTGGGCGGAAGAGGACGAGCACTTCCATGAGGAAACGCTGCGTGAACGCCTGCAGGACGCCCATGAAGCGCTTTATGCCGAGAAGGTCGAGGCCGTTGGCCCTGAGCTGATGCGCCGCTTCGAGAAGCAGGTCATGCTTCAGGTGCTGGACACGCGCTGGAAGGAGCACCTGCAGGCGATGGACAACCTGCGTCGCGGTATCCACCTGCGCGGTTATGCCCAGAAGAATCCGAAGCAGGAATACAAGCGCGAAGCGTTCGAGCAGTTCCAGACACTGCTGGTCAATATCAAGTCCGACGTGGTGCGCATTCTCAGCCACGTGCAGGTGCGTCGCCAGGAAGAGGTCGACACGCTGGAAGAAGAGCGTCGTGCCAATCTCGAGCGCGAGCAGGCCAGTGCCGAAACGCGCCGTGTCGATGAAGATGCGGTCAGTGAAGACGGTGTCCAGGCGGCCGAAGAGGTCGTCGAGGCACAGTACGGTTCGCAGCCTCAGGGTCAGGCCGATGGCGAGCCGATGCGCCGCGATGTGCCCAAGGTCGGCCGCAACGACCCGTGCCCGTGCGGTTCCGGCAAGAAATACAAGCAGTGCCACGGCAAGCTGAGCTGA
- a CDS encoding type II secretion system F family protein, protein MATPRTAKKDKKKAGIETWQWSGKNSRGENVKGELMSANVDQVKNTLVSQGIVLKRLRKKSSLFGGSKKVSGKDVTMFARQMATMIRAGVPVLQAFGIVAESMKSPGMRHLVEDMMNQVGAGASFSEALRKHPQHFDNLFANLVEAGEQAGALDKMLDRVATYKEKIDSLKARVKKALYYPIAVIGVGIGVTAILLIKVVPQFETLFQGFGAELPAFTQLTINLSEYAQNYWYVALGIVVLTGMLIAQGMKRSEKFAYGCHRFMLKVPVLGDILDKSSVARYSRTLATTFQAGVPLVESLDTAAGASGNKVYERAIAQIKEDVSTGQQLNFAMRNTQLFPTLAVQMVAIGEESGSLDAMLNKVADFYEEDVDNKVDALTSLLEPLIIVVLGTLVGGLVVSMYLPIFELGNAI, encoded by the coding sequence ATGGCAACTCCCAGAACTGCCAAGAAAGACAAGAAAAAAGCGGGCATTGAAACTTGGCAATGGTCGGGCAAGAACTCGCGTGGCGAAAACGTCAAGGGCGAGCTGATGTCGGCCAACGTCGATCAGGTCAAGAACACGCTGGTCAGCCAGGGAATCGTGCTCAAGCGCCTGCGCAAGAAGTCCTCCCTGTTTGGTGGTAGCAAGAAGGTCAGCGGCAAGGATGTCACCATGTTCGCCCGTCAGATGGCGACCATGATCCGTGCTGGCGTACCGGTACTTCAGGCATTCGGCATCGTGGCTGAAAGCATGAAGAGTCCAGGTATGCGTCATCTGGTCGAAGACATGATGAATCAGGTGGGAGCAGGCGCCAGTTTTTCGGAAGCCTTGCGCAAACACCCCCAGCATTTTGATAACCTGTTTGCCAATCTTGTCGAAGCCGGCGAACAAGCTGGCGCCCTGGATAAGATGCTCGATCGTGTCGCGACGTATAAAGAAAAGATTGATTCCCTCAAGGCGCGCGTCAAGAAAGCCCTTTATTACCCTATCGCCGTGATCGGCGTCGGGATCGGGGTAACAGCTATTCTGTTGATCAAGGTAGTTCCACAATTTGAAACTCTTTTTCAAGGCTTTGGCGCAGAACTCCCAGCATTTACTCAATTGACTATTAATCTGTCTGAGTACGCTCAAAACTACTGGTATGTAGCCCTTGGCATAGTAGTGCTTACTGGAATGCTTATTGCTCAAGGCATGAAACGATCTGAAAAATTTGCTTATGGCTGTCACCGCTTCATGCTCAAGGTACCTGTGCTCGGCGATATTCTGGATAAATCGTCTGTCGCTCGTTATTCACGTACATTGGCTACGACCTTCCAGGCAGGTGTTCCGTTAGTGGAATCGCTTGATACTGCCGCCGGCGCCTCAGGCAACAAGGTCTACGAGCGCGCCATTGCCCAGATCAAGGAAGATGTCTCTACCGGCCAGCAGCTGAACTTCGCCATGCGCAATACCCAGCTGTTTCCGACACTGGCGGTACAGATGGTGGCAATTGGCGAGGAATCCGGCTCACTGGATGCCATGCTCAACAAGGTCGCCGACTTCTATGAAGAAGACGTCGACAACAAGGTAGATGCGCTGACCTCATTGCTGGAGCCCTTGATCATCGTGGTGCTAGGCACCCTGGTGGGCGGGCTTGTGGTCTCGATGTATCTACCCATCTTCGAGCTGGGCAACGCGATCTAG
- a CDS encoding Nudix family hydrolase, protein MPKRRVHVAAAAILNEQGQVLIARRPSTVDQGGLWEFPGGKLAPYETGLEALKRELCEELGIEIIRAQPLIRIHHEYPDKHILLDVWETRQFTGEPFGREGQAVRWVEIEDLYKYAFPAANLPILRAVSLPREYLITPEEADENVFETRLMRALDEDGVRLVQLRAKELDEAAYIARAEKALAICHARGARLLLNAEPSMLDKVDADGIHLTSVRLAELAEKGERPIAANKWLSASTHDQQQLDQAGRVACDFVSLSPLRVTPSHPERPPLGWHDFQGLVEQACMPVYALGGMSRYDSDHARAVGAQGIASIRDFWK, encoded by the coding sequence ATGCCGAAGCGAAGGGTTCACGTGGCGGCTGCCGCCATCTTAAACGAACAGGGCCAGGTCCTGATTGCACGTCGTCCTTCGACGGTGGATCAGGGTGGCTTGTGGGAGTTTCCGGGTGGCAAGCTGGCGCCTTACGAAACCGGTCTGGAAGCGCTCAAGCGTGAGCTGTGCGAAGAGTTGGGTATCGAGATCATTCGTGCTCAGCCGCTGATCCGTATTCATCACGAATACCCGGACAAGCACATCCTGCTGGATGTGTGGGAAACGCGTCAGTTCACTGGCGAGCCCTTTGGTCGTGAAGGGCAGGCAGTGCGCTGGGTCGAGATCGAGGATCTCTACAAGTACGCCTTCCCGGCGGCGAATCTGCCGATTCTGCGGGCGGTCTCGCTGCCGCGCGAGTATCTGATCACGCCAGAAGAAGCTGATGAAAACGTCTTCGAGACACGTCTGATGCGTGCACTGGATGAAGACGGCGTGCGTCTGGTCCAGCTGCGCGCCAAGGAGCTGGATGAGGCGGCCTATATCGCGCGTGCCGAGAAGGCGCTGGCGATCTGTCACGCGCGTGGCGCCCGCCTGCTGCTCAATGCCGAACCGTCCATGCTCGACAAGGTCGATGCGGATGGTATCCACCTGACCAGCGTGCGTCTGGCAGAGCTGGCGGAAAAGGGCGAGCGCCCGATTGCCGCCAACAAGTGGCTGTCTGCCTCCACCCACGATCAGCAGCAGCTGGATCAGGCCGGTCGTGTGGCGTGTGACTTCGTGTCACTGTCGCCGCTGCGTGTGACGCCGTCGCATCCGGAGCGTCCGCCGCTGGGCTGGCATGACTTCCAGGGGCTGGTCGAACAGGCGTGCATGCCGGTCTATGCGCTGGGTGGCATGTCCCGCTATGATAGCGATCACGCACGCGCCGTTGGTGCCCAGGGGATCGCATCGATCCGTGATTTCTGGAAATGA
- the yacG gene encoding DNA gyrase inhibitor YacG, translated as MSDATASHNGKTPLTVACPQCRTDVVWSAASEFRPFCSKRCQLLDLGAWADESHSIAGEPAMDETSIDEMVARMERDMHQQ; from the coding sequence ATGTCTGATGCCACCGCTTCCCACAATGGCAAGACACCATTGACCGTCGCTTGCCCGCAATGCCGTACCGACGTGGTATGGAGTGCCGCCAGCGAGTTTCGCCCCTTCTGCAGCAAACGCTGCCAACTGCTGGATCTTGGCGCCTGGGCTGACGAATCCCACAGCATCGCCGGTGAGCCTGCCATGGATGAGACCAGCATCGACGAGATGGTGGCGCGCATGGAGCGCGACATGCATCAGCAGTAG
- a CDS encoding prepilin peptidase, whose protein sequence is MESLAQLSPTLLACLAGIFGLLIGSFLNVVITRLPVMMMRQWRAEAREALELEAEDTPRFNLLVPASRCPGCDTPIKWHDNLPILGWLKRRGRCASCNTRISAQYPLVELAGGALGASIALIYGLETQSLWIFGACLTLLVLSVIDFRTQLLPDAITLPLLWAGLAYQLLFQPLMLPSAVIGAMAGYLVLWSFYWLFKLITGKEGMGYGDFKLLAALGAWLGWQWLPLLLILSAGLGAVLGILLQLLVPRLRGAPMPFGPYLAVAGWIALLFGTPLMSLYLSVIGA, encoded by the coding sequence GTGGAATCACTCGCCCAACTCTCCCCCACACTGCTAGCCTGCCTGGCCGGTATATTCGGTTTGCTGATCGGCAGCTTTCTGAATGTCGTCATCACTCGCCTGCCCGTGATGATGATGCGTCAATGGCGCGCCGAGGCCCGCGAGGCATTGGAGCTGGAAGCCGAAGATACACCGCGCTTCAATCTGCTGGTGCCCGCATCACGCTGCCCGGGCTGTGACACGCCAATCAAGTGGCACGATAACCTCCCCATTCTCGGCTGGCTGAAACGGCGTGGTCGCTGCGCCAGCTGCAATACGCGTATCAGCGCGCAGTATCCGCTGGTGGAACTTGCCGGTGGCGCGCTCGGCGCTTCCATCGCGTTGATCTACGGCCTGGAGACACAGAGCCTGTGGATCTTCGGTGCCTGTCTGACCCTGCTGGTGCTGTCAGTCATCGACTTCCGCACCCAGTTGCTGCCAGATGCCATCACCCTGCCACTACTGTGGGCAGGCCTTGCTTATCAGTTGCTGTTCCAGCCTTTGATGCTGCCCAGTGCCGTTATCGGCGCGATGGCGGGCTATCTGGTGCTGTGGAGCTTCTACTGGCTATTCAAGCTGATCACCGGCAAGGAAGGCATGGGCTACGGTGACTTCAAGCTGCTCGCCGCGCTGGGTGCCTGGCTCGGCTGGCAGTGGTTGCCGCTGTTGCTGATTCTGTCCGCCGGTCTCGGGGCCGTTCTGGGCATCCTGCTGCAACTGCTGGTACCGCGTCTGCGCGGCGCACCGATGCCCTTCGGCCCTTACCTGGCGGTTGCCGGCTGGATTGCTCTGCTGTTTGGCACGCCCTTGATGAGCCTCTACCTGAGCGTGATCGGCGCATGA
- a CDS encoding DUF721 domain-containing protein translates to MSIKAKRFRAQPAARLLNGKGQLGSVMRQARMLELAQLHLRAALPKDMQEQVFVGGYHDDTLTLITSRASWLTWLRYEQRRLISVLRELPELATLARLAFKVRPIRPAFVPARQPRHLPEAAAEHLLDCASHTRDERLRLALERLAAHASGSSDETETP, encoded by the coding sequence ATGAGTATAAAGGCTAAGCGTTTCCGCGCCCAGCCCGCGGCGCGCCTGTTGAACGGCAAGGGGCAACTTGGCAGCGTCATGCGCCAGGCGCGCATGCTTGAGCTGGCCCAGTTGCACCTGCGTGCTGCACTGCCCAAAGACATGCAGGAACAGGTCTTCGTCGGCGGCTATCACGATGACACCTTGACGTTGATCACTAGCCGCGCCTCCTGGCTGACCTGGCTGCGCTATGAGCAGCGCCGCCTGATCAGTGTGCTGCGCGAGCTTCCAGAACTCGCCACCCTCGCGCGTCTGGCCTTCAAGGTCCGACCGATCCGACCGGCCTTCGTGCCCGCACGCCAACCACGCCACCTCCCAGAAGCTGCCGCGGAACATCTGCTGGATTGCGCCTCACATACCCGGGACGAGCGTCTGCGCCTCGCCCTGGAGCGACTGGCAGCACACGCATCGGGTTCGAGCGACGAGACCGAGACGCCCTGA
- the coaE gene encoding dephospho-CoA kinase (Dephospho-CoA kinase (CoaE) performs the final step in coenzyme A biosynthesis.): MTTSSPTQGPIIGVTGGIGSGKSSVARLFGELGIQWVDADDVSREIVRPGETALAEIIAHFGESIVTAQGELDRAALRERIFAAPEERQWLERCTHPRIRERIVEHLAAMTSPYRLLVSPLLFESGQDSLVSRTLVVDVSQDIQLARTLSRDGVSEAQVRAILAAQLPRETRLAKADDVIDNDGSQAHLREQVAAIDAYYRSLSAPHTPFQDTPHV, from the coding sequence ATGACGACGTCCTCTCCAACCCAAGGCCCTATCATCGGGGTCACCGGCGGCATCGGCAGCGGCAAGTCGAGCGTCGCGCGACTCTTCGGCGAGCTGGGCATCCAGTGGGTGGATGCCGATGATGTCTCGCGCGAGATCGTGCGCCCCGGCGAGACCGCACTGGCCGAGATCATCGCCCACTTCGGCGAGTCAATCGTCACGGCGCAGGGCGAGCTTGATCGCGCCGCACTGCGCGAGCGGATCTTTGCTGCCCCCGAGGAGCGCCAATGGCTGGAGCGCTGCACCCATCCGCGTATCCGGGAGCGGATCGTCGAGCATCTCGCGGCCATGACCAGCCCCTATCGCCTGCTGGTCTCTCCCCTGCTGTTCGAGTCCGGGCAGGACAGCCTCGTCTCACGCACCCTGGTGGTGGATGTCAGCCAGGATATCCAGCTGGCGCGCACGCTGAGTCGCGATGGTGTCAGCGAAGCGCAGGTACGCGCCATCCTCGCCGCCCAGCTGCCACGTGAGACACGACTGGCCAAGGCCGACGATGTCATCGACAATGACGGAAGCCAAGCGCATCTTCGTGAACAGGTAGCGGCCATCGATGCCTACTATCGATCACTGAGCGCTCCCCATACACCGTTTCAGGACACCCCTCATGTCTGA